The genomic interval ttttatttaccaTGTTAACTTAATTCACGTATAACATCAATGTAAACAAAACTCAATAGTTTTTAATGTTGCCTCCTTAGTCTTTAGAAGCCGAATTAGTAGCATTGCATGAGGTTACCTTTCACATCGAGCACAAACACTTTAGATTTTCCCTCGCCAATCTCGCATCGATAAACTCCCCCATCCTCTGGCATCAGGTTGGTCAGTAGCAAGGACAGGTTCCCTGGAGCTGAGGTCTGCTGGAACAGCTCTGCCCTGCCTTTGTAGTGCCAGAGGAGCTCTCTGTTATTTGGTGGCGTCCAGCGGAAGTTCTGGGGTTTGGCCTGCAGTGTGGTACAAGCGCAGGGCAAGAGGGCGGAGGATCCTGCAGGTACCTCCACTTCCACCACCTCGTCCTGTCCAGCCAGGGCGCAGCCTGTAAAATCCAGTCAGTGAACGCACTTGTCGGTAACAGAACACTTAAGGCCTTCCCCaatcggctccgacagcactgcggagcacgtTCGCTAATGGGTGGCTCCGACATAATAGAATTCATCTCTAATAGCCAGCTGATGTTCACGGACAGTCGGCACCGGtatgcggggttgtattgaaaacaatggaatacaACTTTGTCTCtgtactttgtcggagccggtgtgtgcAGGTCCTTATAGGCCTAGCTAAATATGTTTCACTGTTGCCAAATTGTTTATTTTCAATACAGCACAAACAGAGCTGTAAGTAACATATGACTTATCACTGCATTCCCCCAAAATGTCTATAGTTCTTACCAGTGACAGTGAGGCTGTACACCACTTTGTTTTCTGGGCCGTTGATCTCGCAGGTGTAATCTCCTTCATCCTCTACCGTCAGGTcagacagcaggagagagacatTCCATACTGCCTTCTCATGGAACATCTCACTTCTGTCGGCATAGCGACCGCTCTGCTGAGAGCTGGATCTGATGAGGCGACCATTGGGGTCCGTCCACCTGAAGTTCGTTGGCTTGGCCACCTCGTCTTCACACCAGCAAGGCAGCAGGACAGACTCCCCAGAGAACTTGctgatctcttctctctctcctgatctcgCTAAGTTGCAGCCTACCAGACGTGACACAAAATGCATCAGAAAGGATATAAAAAGCGTAAAAAACATGCATTAAAAGTAGGGTCAAATCCGAAAAAGGTCACATTTTTTTGTCGCATTACAAATCTTGTCCCAACAAATATAatattcgttgtgtgcagtgttcacttgtgtgctgtggagtgctgtgtcacaatgacaatgggagttggagtttcccaatgggctttcacttcactttcacacaaTATTGTGCTCACAAGTCTTTTTTCCACACAAAGATCATGCTCAAAAGTGCACTGCATGTGTTTCTCCATCAAGGACTCCCTGGAGAACTTGCTGATATCATGCCTCTCTCCAGACCTCGCAGGCTACAGTAATAGAATCAACACAGTATGCATGTGAAAAGTATGTCAGAATTGATAAGCCAACTGCCCAAATTTGTATGTATATTGTGAAGCATatctcaacattttttttaaaaaaaaatctcattggTATTTATAGATGTTTAACTTTTATCTTCTAAGACTGCCCACTACTACAAACAGAATGTGCAAATTGTGCCTCTTCAAGCTGAAgttttcatccagaatgcattgctgtcttcatgttCTTAAATCGAATAAGCCAATGGGGCAcccaagtcacgcccttctacttccgagccGTGGGGCTGTAGCTCTCAAATTTTTGAATGGTCTTAAATggagctagcctggtcctgaccatcccataatactaccatttcatttcgtatttatggtctggaagttgtgtgatccgacgcgattgcaggaaccgggaagtttgcactcagttatggtttgaaatgattggacagctctcacccaatcgtcgacagttactcaacaacaacagagcgcagaccagagccattggcacagacgttttcgtcatcgtcatgagcgtcctccccctttctcccccacgccCCCCAGATTAGATGAGCGTTGCGATCTggacactccacagaagagcaaggccacACTACCATattggagccaatcctttggtggaagtacgtaggatgactCGCGTCGCGAGGCtaaaatggagcgagtcaagctaaatcctcatcccgtttggtatgtgctccggatttcacatatgatggcagtgaattttaaatGCTTGGATTTGCgttgtaagaccactcattttcggcacgcaagaaaggttattttagcttttgtgcaaaactgtgttagagactaca from Engraulis encrasicolus isolate BLACKSEA-1 chromosome 17, IST_EnEncr_1.0, whole genome shotgun sequence carries:
- the LOC134466801 gene encoding polymeric immunoglobulin receptor-like isoform X4, with the translated sequence MRTIFRAWILISLCGLTLGKRGGGRGSSGRKGGSKSSFSRISKHGNETIAIAPGNDAPSCRVEIKDFFGSITITGITGGSVLLLCNCEDMQSKPGRIVWSKRVGYSYDYEGIYNITEGDEGPYVHKDYRGRVALVEDGSPGNFSLVISDLREEDAATYRCYGDDSSDEVDLEVKGCNLARSGEREEISKFSGESVLLPCWCEDEVAKPTNFRWTDPNGRLIRSSSQQSGRYADRSEMFHEKAVWNVSLLLSDLTVEDEGDYTCEINGPENKVVYSLTVTGCALAGQDEVVEVEVPAGSSALLPCACTTLQAKPQNFRWTPPNNRELLWHYKGRAELFQQTSAPGNLSLLLTNLMPEDGGVYRCEIGEGKSKVFVLDVKGNLMQCY
- the LOC134466801 gene encoding polymeric immunoglobulin receptor-like isoform X3, which gives rise to MRTIFRAWILISLCGLTLGKRGGGRGSSGRKGGSKSSFSRISKHGNETIGQTGMRGGSSSSSKSSSWNAAKYGNGEIGCRVEIKDFFGSITITGITGGSVLLLCNCEDMQSKPGRIVWSKRVGYSYDYEGIYNITEGDEGPYVHKDYRGRVALVEDGSPGNFSLVISDLREEDAATYRCYGDDSSDEVDLEVKGCNLARSGEREEISKFSGESVLLPCWCEDEVAKPTNFRWTDPNGRLIRSSSQQSGRYADRSEMFHEKAVWNVSLLLSDLTVEDEGDYTCEINGPENKVVYSLTVTGCALAGQDEVVEVEVPAGSSALLPCACTTLQAKPQNFRWTPPNNRELLWHYKGRAELFQQTSAPGNLSLLLTNLMPEDGGVYRCEIGEGKSKVFVLDVKGNLMQCY
- the LOC134466801 gene encoding polymeric immunoglobulin receptor-like isoform X1, which encodes MRTIFRAWILISLCGLTLGKRGGGRGSSGRKGGSKSSFSRISKHGNETIGQTGMRGGSSSSSKSSSWNAAKYGNGEIAIAPGNDAPSCRVEIKDFFGSITITGITGGSVLLLCNCEDMQSKPGRIVWSKRVGYSYDYEGIYNITEGDEGPYVHKDYRGRVALVEDGSPGNFSLVISDLREEDAATYRCYGDDSSDEVDLEVKGCNLARSGEREEISKFSGESVLLPCWCEDEVAKPTNFRWTDPNGRLIRSSSQQSGRYADRSEMFHEKAVWNVSLLLSDLTVEDEGDYTCEINGPENKVVYSLTVTGCALAGQDEVVEVEVPAGSSALLPCACTTLQAKPQNFRWTPPNNRELLWHYKGRAELFQQTSAPGNLSLLLTNLMPEDGGVYRCEIGEGKSKVFVLDVKGNLMQCY